The Bacteroidota bacterium genome segment CACCACTAACTGCGCTTCAGGCGATGAACCGAAAATTTTAAAACTGCCGTAATCAAAATAAAATAAATACGGGGAGGGATTGACAGAACGCAATGCACGATAGACATTAAACTCGTCTCCTTTGAACGACTGCATGAACTCACGGGATAATACAACCTGGAATACATTTCCCCGCTTGCACTCTTGTTTACCCTTCTTCACCATCCGAACATAATTGTCATCCGACATATTCGATCCTTCTTTCCCATCCGTTGAAAATCTGAATTGGGCCACATTTTTATTTGCCATGAACGACTCAATATGCTCAATGGAAAAGTCGTTTTTCAGGCCATCGCAGGTATGTTCAAACAAGAAAGCTTCATCTTTAAAATGGTTAATGGCGATCACAAATTGGTATACACCATATATAACATCGGGAATTTGTGTTTCGGGTTTCTTTTTGCAATTAAGCTCAATATCTTCGAAATAGCGAACAGAATCATAGGCAGTATAGCCAAACAGTCCATTACTGATGAACTTAAAATCAGTTTTATCTGTTTCAAATTTACCAGCAAAGCTTTTTATAAAATCCGGAACAATGATTTTATCTGTTATCTGGGTCCTTGTTATCTTTCCGTCCGGAAATCGCTCTGTGATCACTTCATTCTCTATTTTGATCTCCGCTATCGGGTTACAACATATAAAAGAAAAACTATTTTCATTTCCATG includes the following:
- a CDS encoding anthranilate synthase component I family protein, whose amino-acid sequence is MKYKLHTRHKRLLTDIFTPVSIYLKLRDKFPNSILLESSDYHGNENSFSFICCNPIAEIKIENEVITERFPDGKITRTQITDKIIVPDFIKSFAGKFETDKTDFKFISNGLFGYTAYDSVRYFEDIELNCKKKPETQIPDVIYGVYQFVIAINHFKDEAFLFEHTCDGLKNDFSIEHIESFMANKNVAQFRFSTDGKEGSNMSDDNYVRMVKKGKQECKRGNVFQVVLSREFMQSFKGDEFNVYRALRSVNPSPYLFYFDYGSFKIFGSSPEAQLVVHNNVAEIHPIAGTFRRTGDDNTDRELAEKLREDKKEKSEHVMLVDLARNDLSRSCTDVKVDVFAETQFFSHVIHLVSKVIGKLKKGTNGTR